From the genome of Thermogutta terrifontis, one region includes:
- a CDS encoding homoserine dehydrogenase — MTPVKVAIIGFGTIGSGVAKLLLEHGDRISRRAGRPVELVRIVDKDLVRPRNVSVPRQLLTDDIDSVIKDPSISIAVELIGGLEPARSIVLSLLEHGKDVVTANKALLAEHGPELFEAARRLGRSIAFEASVAGGIPIIAAIGESLTANEILSIHAILNGTSNYILTQMEEQGQEYAAALAEAQRLGYAEANPAMDVSGADAAQKLAILAQLAFGAEVNWKEIPRVGIDTVQADDMRYATELGYHIKLLAVAERVDGELELHVSPTLVKKGTPLGEVRGAYNAIRIVGDAVGRVFFHGLGAGQMPTASAVVADIIDTAVGRAAITFRTLRLWSNDGPKVRLRNPDESRSRFYLRFNVQDRPGVLAEIAGILGRNQISIASVIQHETEEEAEGIVPLVIMTHAAAEGPMRRAMEQIDQLPVVRPGSVWMRVRD; from the coding sequence ATGACTCCAGTGAAAGTTGCCATCATTGGGTTTGGAACGATCGGTTCCGGCGTGGCCAAGCTCCTTCTGGAGCATGGTGACCGGATTTCGCGGCGTGCGGGGCGGCCCGTCGAGCTTGTGCGGATCGTCGATAAGGACCTCGTTCGTCCGCGCAACGTGAGTGTGCCACGGCAGTTACTCACAGATGATATTGACAGCGTCATCAAGGATCCCTCGATTTCCATCGCGGTGGAACTGATCGGCGGGTTGGAGCCCGCCCGCTCCATCGTCCTCTCGCTGCTGGAACACGGAAAAGACGTGGTGACTGCCAACAAGGCGCTTCTTGCGGAACACGGTCCGGAGCTTTTCGAAGCCGCCCGACGGTTGGGGCGATCGATTGCCTTTGAGGCATCGGTCGCGGGGGGCATACCGATCATCGCAGCGATTGGGGAGAGCCTGACCGCCAACGAGATTCTGTCCATCCATGCGATTCTCAACGGGACCAGCAACTACATTCTCACTCAGATGGAGGAGCAGGGCCAGGAATATGCGGCAGCGCTGGCCGAAGCGCAGCGGCTCGGATATGCAGAGGCCAATCCCGCTATGGATGTGAGTGGTGCCGATGCGGCCCAAAAGCTGGCCATCCTCGCCCAACTCGCCTTCGGAGCGGAGGTCAACTGGAAGGAAATTCCGCGGGTGGGAATCGACACCGTCCAGGCCGACGACATGCGCTACGCCACAGAACTGGGATACCATATCAAACTGCTGGCGGTTGCGGAACGGGTCGATGGAGAGCTGGAACTCCACGTCTCGCCGACGCTGGTGAAAAAGGGCACACCGCTGGGCGAGGTTCGCGGGGCGTATAATGCGATCCGCATTGTGGGGGATGCCGTGGGACGGGTGTTTTTCCACGGTTTGGGAGCTGGGCAGATGCCGACGGCCTCGGCGGTCGTGGCCGACATCATCGACACGGCGGTAGGTCGCGCGGCGATCACCTTCCGCACCCTGCGGCTTTGGTCCAATGATGGGCCGAAAGTCCGGCTCCGCAATCCCGACGAAAGCAGAAGCCGGTTCTATTTGCGATTCAATGTACAGGATCGGCCGGGAGTCCTGGCCGAGATTGCCGGCATTTTAGGACGGAACCAAATCTCGATTGCTTCTGTCATCCAGCATGAGACCGAAGAAGAGGCGGAAGGAATTGTTCCCCTGGTGATCATGACCCATGCGGCGGCCGAAGGCCCCATGCGGCGCGCCATGGAACAGATCGATCAACTTCCCGTGGTCCGTCCCGGCAGCGTGTGGATGCGTGTCCGCGATTAA